AGTGTTCGCTTTCCGCAGATAAAATTTTGCAACAGGTCAACTCGTGTCAAGATGCAAAAGGGGGAATCTAAACGATGCGCAGCCCTTATATACCCTCGCTTAGGTCACCGTTACGTTTCTTTTGGTGACGCACGTGCGTTCCTGTGCCTGAACAAGACATAGAAATATCATGCGTTAtatctttattatatttaagtgcatgtattatttattatttcttcattcaCCACCTTACCATAccatgagttttttttttttctcatcgTGCCtaacttttaatgtttttcccttttgttttcttggttaAAATTGTCTTCCATATGCTGAggccaaaaataaaatcttcatTGTGTTTTACTCAAAATAAATCAGCAGGAAATCAGACGATGCTCATAAACTCAACATAACAGATTGAAACAACTGTCCCAGAACCTCTCATTATAAATAGTGCCAAATTAAAAaggtttttccagttttttagGGAGTGactgaaccaaaaaaaaaaaaaaaacgctttACCATCTCACTGAATAACGTATAGGTCTAGATTGTGTTTCAAAGCTCCCCACACTGACAGGAACAAAATTCGGACGGAGAGAAATAGaatcctttatttattttggtggCCTTAACGTAGTAAAATTTAAATCTAGACTAGGCCAACCAAATCTGAAAATACTGTACTCAGCGAAAACAATCATTTTTGAAACCGTATCCCTTGGATCGCTCAATCCCACGTGACACGTGACAAGCGGGGGGTATTATGACTATGGTAATATATGAAACCTATTTATAGCTTCGTGAGATTAGATGCTCGGATGTGGACCCAGTGTGGGCGCAGTCGCGGGGGTGTCGTCAGCATCAGCATCCCTCAGCTGGATGCAGATCACCGGAAGGATGCTGTGGCAGGGAGGAAGCGTGGGGATTTTACTGTGTTGACGCCGTATCCGATTATAAACAGTTCTGCAAACCAGACCACGTATATTATTCCTGTTCCATTTCACTTTATTATTTCGTCGTTGAGATACTGTAACAATAGCTGGCTGCCATGTTCCCATCGTGTTGCTCCAAACCCGCGGAGAGCGGCGGTAAGAGGAGCTCTATCGCTAAGCTGCTGCTCGGCGTGTTTGTGGTTTACATGCTCCACACCGCCTGGCTGCTTTACGGCTTCCTCAACACCAAACCCTGCGACGGAGGCAGAGGAGAGCACTGCATCACCTCCTACCTGGCAGCAAGACCCAGACTACAGGTTAGCACAAGCctttgtttcttattttctaAACCTCATGGCCAACGGCAGACAAATCAGTCACACAATAAAACTTCATTTCTGTGTGACCCACTGCAAGACCACTGCACAGCCCCGATCATTTAGCTGAAATAAACTACACAAACTGCCTCTACCTTGTCATCATGTTATCAGCCAGTTAGTAAGGCTTAGCATAAAACCCTAGGCAAATCAGGTGTGTACTTTAATGGCActgaattaaataataaatgactgTCCCAGGTGATATTTTGccaatttacattttacagccCATAACCtactactgtgtgtgtatacttgAGATTTCTATTCAGATATAGGTTCATCATTCTGCAGATTTAAAGTTAAGATATCAAGTGTTTGTCAGGCTGATCCTGTAGCATAACTGGTGATCTGCATGATTCCTCAGACAGATTTATCACTCTGAACATGACGATGCTGCAGCAGGATGAAGCTCTCTCACTGGAGTTTAAGCTCTGTATAAGTTAGTGTGCTTAGTCACAAAATGCATTCTtcttgtgaaaataaataagaatcACTGTTGTTCCCTGCTCAGGCAAAATGGAGTTTAACTGTCTTCTCTTTCATCCAGATGAGTGTGTTCACCTGCCTCGTGCCAGACAACAGCCAGCTCAACCTCGCTGTAAGAATAGACCCATTTGACCCACAGTCTACATTTGAAAGGTGGGTTTGACACATTAATATTACAGCTATTTATAACGTAAATTAAGATGAGTGACTGGTCAACATTAGTATATAACAAGAACAGAAGCACTGACCATTTGTTATTTTCCCTGTCTGCTtgtctccccccctctctctctacaggCAGGTGAATGTCTCTCTGCCAGAGGAGACTCGGGCTAATGGCACTCTGTATGCAGTGGTTTACATTCACAAAGCTGGCGTTTCACCTCTGGAGGACAGCAGAGAAGTCCACTACGCAGCTCAGCTTACCACCTACatcactcccacacacacagaggggcaGAAGGTAAAATGCAACTCAGTTTCTGTCAAAGACGTATCATCATTTCAactttacagtacatttacacaTGTAGCCTTTACTGGGACTGAGATATTTTTGTGGCTCCATCAGAGGTCCAGTCCCGTGTCCCATTGGAGGCCGCACCTGTCAGTTACTATGATGTCAGAGGGCTTCACCTTCAACAAGGCGGGGCTTCCCAGTGATGTGCGGCGCTACATGAGAGTGTAAGTGTCCACAGGAAGCTTTGGAGGTCAAAGTCAGGTGATCAGGCAAAGGGCTGCTGACTTCTGCTTTATTACTGGTGTTTACCATAAGAGTCTAagagtaaaatgtattttattggCTGTTTGTGAGAAAATCAAGTAGacttatattttattataaatgaCACACTTAAGAAAATATGCTGCAGCAACACCAGATAATAACTCTCTGGAGAGTAGAGAGTTATTAGTCATTAGGCAAATGCTGATTTGAaagtaaagaaaacagacatgttttttaatgaaacgTCTCTGCCTGTAGGTCTCAGGAAGCCCGACAGATGATCtaccttcctctgctgctgatcaACGAACTCAGCTTCAGAGTCAGAGACCTCATGGTAGGAagctttcacacacagtgtttgaaAGATACAAAGTAAAATCTTCTCCAGTAAATACTGGAATTTGAATTTGAGTAACATGACCATACATCtatttatccatccatcaacaggagatcagcagcagcactgttcAGCTCCCTCTGACCGTGTCCTATGAGGGAATCTCTTTAAGGAGATTCAGGTTTTGGGTCCATCTACAGGATGTGGTTTATTCTCTACGACAGTTTGGTGAGCTAATAAGACAACAGATGTcttttaattataattattttttggtgaactatgattttaaaaataaatattaattatttgtttttattaaaaacctAAATACTTAGCATGTTGCTCTTCATGTCACATAATCacctctttgtgtttattgaggcttcacagaggaaaacattgaTGAAATTAAAGAAACTCTGGTGGGATCCAACCTCTACCTGTTAGTGCTGACTGCACTCATCACAGCTCTGCAGGTAAGATGACATAACATACCATCTTATCATGTTAGAATCCACCTGAAACATACAGTAGTCTCATGTACTGAGAATTATTTTATAAATCACAGTTTCTGTATGTAGCATGAAGTGCCATGAGGGAACACGGCatgttgtgtgactgtgttttgtgGTCCTCTACAGCTCATCTGTGAATTCTTGGCTCTTAAAAATGACATCAGTTcatggaggaaaaagaagagcatGGCGGGAATGTCTAGAAAGTCCGGTGAGAAAATCATCATGTTATAGGAAGCCTGACTTTTTAAACTAGTTTCCTACACAGAAGCTGCTTTGTTACGCAGGGGCTTACCAGCAACATTAAATTCTAGTTTTGCTGTTAATGATCTACCACAGTGAGCAATGatactgtctgtctctctgtctgtagttCTGTGGCGCAGTCTCAGTACTTTGCTGATTTTCCTCCACCTGCTAGAGGAGACCAGTCTGCTGGTGCTGCTTCCCGTCGGACTGGGAGCGTGTGTGGAGGTATTTAGTGTGATCGCTCTCGTCCGACAAAAAGTGTCACGTATAAAGATCGAAACTGACAGATTTAACTCACTGAAAGTGTTGTCCCTGCCAGGTGTGGAAggtgtttaaagtgtttaagATCCAGTTCCAGTGGAAAAGCTCCAAGCTCCATGTGAGTATGGAGCAGTCGCCCGTTGTTGTGTTTAAACTCACCATCTGTCAAGGGTGATGTAATGACgtttttataaaaatatattgttaGTTATTTCTAACCTAAggttgctccctctctctgtgtatgtagGTAAATAAGCTggatgaagaagagagaaagacagtggaGTATGACACACAGGTATCagtatgtttctgtctcatctgGAAGAGCTCTGACTTCATGTCTCAGTCTCAGGTTTTGTTTAATcttaatgttttgtctgtggttttTCACCCTAGGCGTCCAGATACTTGTCCTACTTGGTCTATCCTTTGTGTATTAGCGGTGCTATTTTCTCACTGGCCTACTTACGCCAAAAGAGGTGAGCCAATCACCATATCCAACTTTCTGCTGTGCCACATGATTTTAAATGCTGTCTTGTTGCTGTGACACCATTTCTACAGCCATTTCCACCAGTACAAACTCTTTCCTGGTTAAGTCTCAGTCCCCCTCCCCGCCAACTGAATGTCTGAGTACTACATGTATATTAAAAGTTAGTATATAAACAAAGTGTGCTCTTCTGATTgttaaattaacattaaattatattatgTTAACAGTTACTATTCCTGGTTGGTCAACAGCCTGGTGACTGGTGAGTCAACTTATATCCGTCGCCATGACATCATTTGTACCAGTGAAAATAAGCTCATCTATGTGATTTATTCTTATCAGTTATCTCTGATTTAAGTTGATACCTTTACTTTCATATTCATAGTACTGATGTGCTATACTGAcactttctttctcctcataGGAGTGTATGCCTTTGGCTTCCTGTCTATGGCCCCACAGCTCTTTATTAACCACAAGGTCTGTTCTGCAGCTTCATCAGAGACATGAAAAACAGCCTGTTTACGTGTATTAATCACCACTTTATATCGTAGAAGAACTCTAATCTCTCTcgtctctgttttttctcatgGCTCCGTCTTGTGTTTCTCCACCCCTTGTTCTGGATCAGTTGAAGTCTGTGAGCCACCTGCAGGGGACAGTGTTGATGTACAAAGTGAGTACAACCACTTTTCTGGCTCAGTTATATCCATCATGTCCATACACACCCTGTTTTCTTAACCTTATAATAAAATGGTGAATTTGATTTTACTTGTTTTCTGGTGTCAGATAAAAGAACCATTTTAAACATGACACAGTGTTTAATCTCAACAGGGACTCTGCTACTTGATGAGTGtcattattctctctctctctctaccaggGAGTGAACACACTGATCTCAGATCTGTGCTCCTGtgcctcctttttctcctcctctggatccttctcctcctctcatcaaCTTTCCTGCTTCAGAGATGAGCTCTTGTTCATCCTCTACCTCTACCAGCGAAGGTACAACCTGTAAAACAACTCACTACCAGGAAAACCTCACTTtccagtatatatatatatatatatatatatatatatatatatatatatatatatatatatgtatgtgtgtgtgtgtgtggcttgaATGTAACTTGTATGCTGTATGCTGTCATCTCATTTCTCTGCCAGGCGTTATGCCCCCAAGGCCAGAAGACGAGACTCTGGGACccacagcaagaaagtgaagACTCAGTGAGGAGACGACAAGTGAATTCTCTTCGTACAAAAACTCATAtttgagagacagagggaaacaaatGAGTCTTCAATATGCAAAACAGAGACCCGGACACGATGCTCGGCCACGTGTGATCCAAGACAACATGTTCTGCTACTGCTGCACACTCACGGtgctgctgctttctgcttGGCATTGATGATTCCCCCTTtcactgctgcagtgatttACAGTAATGAATTCATCTCCAGATTCTCTCTGCTGCATGCTACACTGGGTTATCTTTCAGGAATGATATCACCAGTCTTAATGTACGCTTGTTTAATTCTGCTCTATATGCACAGATATGTAGGTTACTACAGGCGTTTCCTGCTACGCTGTAAAAGGTGGAGTTTCCAATCGCAAATATAGGTTGATAACCATTAATCGCTACCCATCTGCTTTAACTAGACGTGAACTTTATGACTGGCTGTCTTAAAGCTTGAATCATGAAATCACGAAGaagttttaaagtaaaaaaaaaaaagaagaaaacttcaGTTCTACATATTTCTTGTATAGATTCATACACATTCATTATATTCTGTAGGCTTGTTCCAGCGCTTCACAGAAGCTGCAGATTCTAATAATgccataaaaaaaacagaagcatttCACTGAAGCTTTATGAAGCTGTACTCTCATATAGactgaaatattcaaacacaaGACCAGCAACAGTGCTGCTTGCACCATTAAATCAATTGAAAATTATTCTGCACAATTACCCCGACTCAGCTCAATGTATTTTGTtcctttgaaaatgaaatttagaACAATGTCCTGTGGTTTGAACTTTACATTGCTCTGTGACACACGTTTGAAAGGAATGAAGGACCTACAGCTGGGTCCTGCAAGGTTACATTTAAGCCACATGGTTCAAGACCAGCAATGAGAagcaccttttttttctctgatcatccatttcaagaaaataaaaaataaataaatgacttgttttatatttctgGTGCTTGATGTTGTACATTAGGTCCCTCATCACATCCTGAAGTTGCATTCACATGAAGGTGCTTAGATTATCAGGAGAGTACACTCTACTGGATGTATATCTTTAATGTTTGTCTCATGTCTAAAATTCCATTcgattttttttgtattgtatcACTCTTAATGTTCATCATCATGTATTACATAATGAGTTATTTCCATTGTCGTCATgctgtaaattatttttgaaaaagacTGACTTCGCAATGCTAACATATAAAAAGAAACTACAGCTCCCAGCAAGTTAACCAGTTACTGCAAATTTGCATGCGTTTATGAAATCTCCATAATACAGTTTGACTCACAacataaaatatactgtagttgCATAGAAGAATCAGTCTGTTTCCTTCCACTCAGCACACAAATACATTACTATCAGAAACATGTATCTACACAGCACTGCAATGAACTATTCACATTTTATCAGGCTTTTTATTGCACTTGTACGACACTGATCTCAGTGCCGAATAATTTACaaacttttaattattttgtatCCTTTCAGCTGTAATTGTTTtggcaaaaaaaattaaaataaaaatgtaactagtaaatttgaacaaaacaatgtgattgtgtgtgtgtgtgtgtgtgtgtgtgtgtgttttgatgtgcaCGTACGCATGCGAGTGTGTGTCTATCAATGTGTGCAATCAGGAGACAATCAGCACAGGTAACAGACTAGTGATTATGGCAACTGGTTGACTGGTTTCTCTTGAGGAAGTTTCatgctttgtttactttgtgtgtgtgtgtttgtttttcttgtctttatactgtaaatagaataaatgaaatatcCTCATATTTCCCCTTAAGATTCAGGTTTGGCCTCAGGGAATGAATGTTCATTTattgagtaaaaaaaacaaacaaacaaaaacagtgtgtttgtgagcatgtGTGCTAGGTGTGTACTGGGTGTTTAATGGCGCATTCTTCTGTTGACACTGGACCAGATGTGATGTGACAGATATGAGGGCGGCGTGACTCTTGTCCGTCCTGCAAAAAATAACTGCAAGTCatagatattttaaaaatccattttaaaaaaggcaagatctgattttttttttccttacaatTTCACAGTCCTGCAGTGTTTTGGGAGCCAGAGGACAGTTGTGGGATGATTTATAAAAAGTGGGTGCCACTGTAAAAGACCCTTAGATCTATGATTTGTGTCACTGGCTGGCAGGCTGTGTGATCATTTTGACTGATGTGGTCactttgtcttcattttgttgaatactgtttttttcttctagcACTTTCCCCTGCTGCACTTGCATAGAGATGGGAGTTGCCTCTTGACTAAACAAAATAAAGCCAACAATTCTCCAAGAAGTCCTGCAGCACAGGTTGAGCTGAAAGTTTGATGACATAATCCTTGTTGCCTCAGCCCGCACAGGCCGCACACTGTGTTACACTTAACAGCTGCTTTAAGTCAGTAAGCCTCATTGTGCCCCTGACTGACAgtagataaataaatagcaAGTATCTGTGAAACCAAAGCAAGATCGAGGAATGTCCTTCACACTCGCACTCACATGCCGAGACGACATTTATGAGATGCTTTCGGTTTGATGCCGTGATGGTGGATCATGTGGGTGGAACCGCTGTAATCGAGTGCttctgtaaaacaaacaagttaccacacacacacacacacacacacacacacagaaagagagagagaacagggcACACCAGGtttgacagcagacagcagaggttCAGGTGGCGAACAGAAACTAACACCTGCCATGAAGATGCTTCTCAGCCTCGcgctcctctccctcctcttctctccaggTTTGTAAGTTAACCTCAGACTTTAGACTTGTTCACACTGAAGGTCAAAGGGTCAGGGGGCTTCTGTACACAGGCAGGGTGTGGAGTGGTTAATAGGGACTTTAGGCTAAAAGCATCAGTCTGGTGAGATTAAAAGCTGCTCCATCCTTGAAAAAGTCTGTCCTGGTAGTGATCAAATATATATGCTTTTGAAttagaaatatgaaataaatgatggTTTTAGTAGAACACAAAGTGATTAACAAAGTTAATTATTCTAGCGGGCAATTTCAGGCCTTTTGCTGAAACTGAAAGACTGAACAGAAGTACAATGCTTTTATATCACATGCTGTTAGTCAAATATtcacacctgtttttttttaattgtatagAACAGTCGCAACAACAGATTTGCACAGATTTATTCtaagattaaaacaaaaaccaagagtttctttcctctttttcttctcagggTGGCTGTGTTTGTAGAGGATGTATGTatcagtgcatttttttttttttttttttgcactgataGAGTACTGTTCTTGCTTTACCTTGACTAATAATTAACTTCTGTCATTGATTTAAGCAGGTGtccttgacattttttcagtagTTCCACAGCAGGTTAATGCAGTAATACTGGAAATGTGTCACCAACATTAAAGTTTATTTGAAGATATGTAGCTTCAAAAATATGACTAATATGTTTTAATGCAAGCCTTGTTTgtccagttttttttcccctctgggCTTATAGTGTTCAGTGTTtacatgtatttgttgttttgttctgcttGGGTTGCTCTCATAAGAATAAATGAGAGAGCATGTTATTGTGAATTCATCccatgtgtatatataaatattagaTGTGCATATGTTTACTGTGATGTATCAGCCTGATGACAAGAGACAGCAGAACAATAAACTGTGAATGGGAGGAACAGTATgcaacctcc
The window above is part of the Lates calcarifer isolate ASB-BC8 linkage group LG15, TLL_Latcal_v3, whole genome shotgun sequence genome. Proteins encoded here:
- the LOC108889531 gene encoding lipid scramblase CLPTM1L isoform X1, with the translated sequence MFPSCCSKPAESGGKRSSIAKLLLGVFVVYMLHTAWLLYGFLNTKPCDGGRGEHCITSYLAARPRLQMSVFTCLVPDNSQLNLAVRIDPFDPQSTFERQVNVSLPEETRANGTLYAVVYIHKAGVSPLEDSREVHYAAQLTTYITPTHTEGQKVKCNSVSVKDVSSFQLYSTFTHVAFTGTEIFLWLHQRSSPVSHWRPHLSVTMMSEGFTFNKAGLPSDVRRYMRVSQEARQMIYLPLLLINELSFRVRDLMEISSSTVQLPLTVSYEGISLRRFRFWVHLQDVVYSLRQFGFTEENIDEIKETLVGSNLYLLVLTALITALQLICEFLALKNDISSWRKKKSMAGMSRKSVLWRSLSTLLIFLHLLEETSLLVLLPVGLGACVEVWKVFKVFKIQFQWKSSKLHVNKLDEEERKTVEYDTQASRYLSYLVYPLCISGAIFSLAYLRQKSYYSWLVNSLVTGVYAFGFLSMAPQLFINHKLKSVSHLQGTVLMYKGVNTLISDLCSCASFFSSSGSFSSSHQLSCFRDELLFILYLYQRRRYAPKARRRDSGTHSKKVKTQ
- the LOC108889531 gene encoding lipid scramblase CLPTM1L isoform X2; this encodes MFPSCCSKPAESGGKRSSIAKLLLGVFVVYMLHTAWLLYGFLNTKPCDGGRGEHCITSYLAARPRLQMSVFTCLVPDNSQLNLAVRIDPFDPQSTFERQVNVSLPEETRANGTLYAVVYIHKAGVSPLEDSREVHYAAQLTTYITPTHTEGQKRSSPVSHWRPHLSVTMMSEGFTFNKAGLPSDVRRYMRVSQEARQMIYLPLLLINELSFRVRDLMEISSSTVQLPLTVSYEGISLRRFRFWVHLQDVVYSLRQFGFTEENIDEIKETLVGSNLYLLVLTALITALQLICEFLALKNDISSWRKKKSMAGMSRKSVLWRSLSTLLIFLHLLEETSLLVLLPVGLGACVEVWKVFKVFKIQFQWKSSKLHVNKLDEEERKTVEYDTQASRYLSYLVYPLCISGAIFSLAYLRQKSYYSWLVNSLVTGVYAFGFLSMAPQLFINHKLKSVSHLQGTVLMYKGVNTLISDLCSCASFFSSSGSFSSSHQLSCFRDELLFILYLYQRRRYAPKARRRDSGTHSKKVKTQ